One stretch of Toxoplasma gondii ME49 chromosome XI, whole genome shotgun sequence DNA includes these proteins:
- a CDS encoding hypothetical protein (encoded by transcript TGME49_309030~Predicted trans-membrane domain (TMHMM2.0):38-61) has protein sequence MSIGRNQARCRFYASVFSLESEEVLVDSKTEQMRPHVSSFHVRLFCLFLASCSVPLLLVSGSQSGTLRLPEGHACATPSSAAFSSACNIYSESVTPIEPQSSHSPSQIQERATDTIHSVPARTATAAFSPLPQKQDESSGVTLLSGSALQSSIPFGVPTDYSVRLPFAPSLDPRSLVPKQRLAKLFTADGKSASMARNLAAKTLATDLLRVSRASATKREVLKAAENISILGRFGENAEINGEYELIRDDERKSRGEKPGGRPVYRKKQMVFFSNSSSAASQEVREDANQSPLYLFHVESSGPANPAFWAVGETLGANERIRAFVLSSADTPDKAEGEWLVFEKSVVEESSPQMFQAGSPPIVVPTFHADPYVAAVPVSCDNGAQDGDETGLDCGGDTCRACDQFRSCRLPAALPTGDYALGDCPSDAKLAHGKACTYKCPLGWREKGALGRICYDGTVLEIRRGAGCERAFELPENATQNCQFLLLDGAPERQQKCNGLFISHIVTGMSGQRAVFWQKDIHGELIQLYWDDGYWLCGSFEKDEEYGYLPDMTPERLIQANSIPLLTSQAAWSNVPGPQASALPASLRCVDPLKPLQQIQREGDQCPAFFFSGWSRPELDGYWHELFPPSSDGRPRFINENMLLIHWTPLGYWVVGVPDDDTMALALSFSPSKFPSPNGWRIWNAGKGLWEEEESVRVRCVPTDDRESQSSVEFRNRNGNGSRESYTSTRNSHYGFPAPLLAISASPFLPSSFTHEAHETSQNRSGGLLEGLISPEEGDLRLRSDGRTLLSLDLPKRSVCPRLLLEGGVGLGARCNGVWSRPLSSLGERIGGAESRGSSNAGNHPDDQNYEYDDEHTYYLFKLSIDSRVMYLYKSDDQWRCTADGITLLGFSNENVTLQSGVKEKTKPGSELTNSDEPHSGEANGEEGNWLEGLRYVAGPWRLSCLEEEGSQQKCDELRVSGFADSAEVFNGLWTKSGIGAAGTHAQYTKKTSEGEQTAPLFHHRSVKFLLHYHPVGLWVIGKSPESNERYRGPRENGSRRDLPHFFAYALNLHGRVPPGGLWTVFEKAHNRAVLNLVQIECIQHVTTRITR, from the exons ATGTCAATCGGAAGAAACCAAGCCAGGTGCCGTTTCTATGCGTCGGTGTTTTCCCTGGAGTCCGAAGAAGTACTTGTAGACAGCAAAACCGAGCAAATGCGACCGcatgtttcctctttccacgttcgtctgttctgtctgtttttaGCCTCTTGTTCGGTTCCTCTGTTACTAGTTTCTGGGTCTCAAAGTGGGACCCTTCGACTGCCTGAAGGCCATGCGTGCGCCACTCCGTCCTCtgctgctttttcttctgcttgcaACATTTATTCAGAGAGTGTAACACCGATTGAACCGCAGTCTTCGCATTCCCCGTCTCAAATACAAGAGCGAGCAACCGACACGATCCACTCCGTTCCTGCACGAACCGCCACAGCAGCATTTTCACCTCTCCCTCAGAAACAAGATGAGAGTTCCGGTGTCACCCTTCTGTCAGGATCCGCTCTTCAAAGTTCAATCCCCTTCGGAGTGCCAACTGATTACTCCGTTCGTCTGCCTTTCGCTCCGAGCCTCGATCCGAGGTCTCTCGTTCCGAAACAGCGTCTTGCTAAGCTGTTTACAGCGGACGGAAAGTCCGCTTCAATGGCAAGGAATTTAGCTGCCAAGACACTCGCTACCGATCTTTTGAGAGTCAGTCGGGCCTCTGCGACAAAACGCGAAGTGCTGAAAGCGGCAGAAAACATTTCGATCCTCGGGCGGTTCGGCGAGAATGCGGAGATAAACGGAGAGTACGAGCTTATCCGCGATGACGAACGAAAAAGTCGGGGCGAAAAACCAGGAGGCCGGCCGGTCTACCGAAAGAAGCAAATGGTCTTTTTCTCCAACTCATCTTCTGCAGCGTCTCAGGAGGTGCGCGAGGACGCGAACCAGTCCCCTCTGTACTTGTTTCACGTTGAGTCGTCTGGCCCCGCTAATCCAGCGTTCTGGGCTGTTGGGGAGACGCTTGGAGCGAATGAGAGAATTCGAGCCTTTGTTTTGAGTTCTGCAGATACACCGGACAAGGCGGAAGGTGAGTGGCTGGTTTTCGAGAAATCAGTCGTGGAAGAGTCCTCTCCGCAAATGTTCCAAGCGGGCTCGCCACCCATTGTCGTCCCGACCTTCCACGCGGATCCGTACGTCGCCGCGGTGCCGGTTTCTTGCGACAACGGCGCGCAAGACGGGGACGAAACTGGGCTAGATTGTGGAGGAGATACGTGCAGAGCCTGCGACCAATTCAGAAGCTGTCGACTCCCCGCGGCCCTCCCTACAGGCGATTACGCACTCGGCGATTGTCCCAGTGACGCTAAACTTGCCCACGGAAAAGCTTGCACGTATAAGTGCCCGCtggggtggagagagaagggggcCTTAGGCCGCATTTGCTACGATGGAACTGTCCTGGAAATCCGCCGAGGTGCTGGCTGTGAACGCGCGTTCGAGTTGCCGGAGAACGCAACGCAAAACTGccagttccttctcctgGACGGCGCCCCAGAGAGACAACAAAAGTGCAACGGACTCTTCATCAGCCACATTGTTACCGGCATGAGCGGCCAAAGGGCGGTGTTCTGGCAGAAGGATATCCACGGAGAGCTCATCCAACTCTACTGGGACGACGGATACTGGTTATGTGGGTCGTTTGAAAAAGATGAAGAGTACGGATACCTGCCAGACATGACGCCCGAACGGCTTATTCAAG CAAATTCCATCCCTCTACTGACATCTCAAGCCGCCTGGTCTAATGTACCCGGTCCGCAAGCGTCTGCTTTGCcggcctctcttcgctgcgtAGATCCGCTCAAGCCCCTCCAGCAGATTCAGAGAGAGGGGGATCAATGtcccgctttcttcttctctggctgGTCGCGTCCAGAGTTAGATGGTTACTGGCACGAGCTCTTTCCACCGTCTTCAGACGGCCGGCCTCGGTTTATAAATGAAAACATGCTCTTGATTCACTGGACACCGCTCGGCTACTGGGTTGTCGGCGTTCCGGATGATGACACCATGGCGCTCGCGCTGTCTTTCTCCCCCAGCAAATTTCCTTCTCCCAATGGCTGGAGAATTTGGAACGCGGGGAAAGGACtctgggaagaagaagaaagtgtgCGCGTCCGCTGTGTGCCGACAGATGACCGAGAGAGCCAAAGCAGCGTGGAGTTTCGAAACAGGAATGGTAACGGCTCTCGTGAAAGCTACACAAGTACTCGAAATAGCCACTATGGCTTCCCTGCGCCCCTTCTCGCCATATCTGCTTCGCCCTTTCTACCGTCGTCTTTTACACATGAAGCACACGAAACAAGTCAGAACCGTAGTGGCGGGCTTCTAGAAGGTTTGATCTccccagaagaaggcgacctTCGGCTTCGTAGTGATGGGCGTACGCTTCTGTCCCTGGATCTCCCCAAACGAAGTGTatgtcctcgccttcttctcgaaggAGGCGTCGGTTTGGGGGCTCGCTGCAACGGTGTGTGGTCACGCCCCCTTTCCTCTTTGGGAGAAAGGATCGGAGGAGCGGAGAGCCGCGGTTCTTCTAATGCCGGCAATCATCCAGATGACCAGAACTACGAATATGATGATGAACACACGTATTACCTTTTCAAGCTATCCATAGACAGCCGCGTTATGTATCTGTATAAGTCAGACGACCAGTGGCGATGCACTGCAGACGGTATCACCCTGCTAGGCTTCTCAAACGAGAATGTGACTCTTCAGAGCGGggtgaaagagaaaacaaaaccCGGAAGCGAACTTACTAATTCAGATGAACCGCATTCTGGAGAGGcgaacggcgaagaaggcaactGGTTAGAGGGGCTGCGATATGTCGCTGGACCTTGGCGCCTATCTtgtctcgaggaagaag GTTCACAACAGAAGTGTGATGAATTGCGCGTCTCTGGTTTTGCTGATTCTGCTGAAGTTTTCAACGGCTTGTGGACGAAGAGTGGCATCGGCGCAGCAGGCACACACGCTCAGTATACAAAGAAAACGTCAGAAGGGGAACAGACAGCTCCTTTATTCCACCATCGTTCCGTCAAATTCCTCTTACATTATCACCCGGTTGGTCTGTGGGTTATCGGTAAAAGCCCTGAATCCAATGAGAGATACAGAGGACCCAGAGAAAATGGCTCACGGAGAGACCTGCCTCATTTTTTCGCGTACGCACTGAACTTACACGGTCGAGTACCTCCTGGAGGGTTGTGGACCGTCTTTGAGAAAGCCCACAACAGGGCAGTTTTGAACCTCGTTCAGATTGAATGTATTCAGCATGTCACCACGCGAATAACACGGTGA
- a CDS encoding hypothetical protein (encoded by transcript TGME49_309040): protein MTFLGGVRWADISSDTQSLSAIPSTPKGSSSYGLGGGSAAATALLLQHEAAEHSYLNPSSCAAEFENSSAGLNLHFRSAANLGGAEADAVVPSPSSAAAGLESGDCDEGVCERFWDGHSGGGAKNGGCGSSTPTTTPGFKGLLGSSCSHSEYGDGRSSSVSASCATAGLASSGSAGRHSDKHGSPAGSSALASTAGGKARSSRGRPTPSGASGGRPSSKGGSGHQRLPTDDPDACGNWRRDAPLPRAPALTPAKRNRRASGGSCRAATLGRDSVAEEEDDKLGPAASVTGEGALVGIFQSHQPPSKKKRSLHTNLLHAQGRDRQKGLAGGSENVQSDAPGSLKGAEKAGVQAPGTSRSHRNSASAVVGSAGATSGGTTGTSRRKSGGGRRSVGGSRGSGGHPAGANLLLQHMGSISAPFLQIPGFVSPMFLPTLASQVPGTPAVGPAALGLSFLPHPNAKAVEAGCEADEEEWARRECARMKDIAIGKATEGYRNFIRAVPKDQRREGDPATPDPKQRCSKAQFQREYQDWRKQLHRYDSCGVRGMSPVESKDANAGEESRRDGEQAQSREADTGRVGLGAAAEAQTAAEGEETDEFSEERNPILEFNRECELAGL from the coding sequence ATGACTTTCCTTGGAGGTGTTCGTTGGGCAGACATAAGCAGCGACACTCAGTCGCTGTCAGCGATTCCCAGCACCCCAAAAGGAAGTTCTTCGTATGGCCTTGGAGGTGGGTCTGCGGCAGCTacggcgcttcttctgcagcacGAAGCGGCGGAGCACTCGTACCTCAATCCGTCCTCGTGTGCGGCGGAGTTTGAAAACAGCAGTGCAGGCCTGAACCTTCATTTCCGCAGCGCCGCGAACCTCGGAGGCGCCGAAGCAGACGCCGTCGTTCCGTCCCCGTCTTCGGCGGCGGCGGGCCTCGAGAGCGGAGACTGCGACGAAGGCGTGTGCGAAAGATTTTGGGATGGACACTCCGGCGGAGGCGCAAAGAATGGCGGATGCGGATCCTCCACTCCGACGACGACTCCGGGTTTCAAAGGCCTGCTGGGGTCTTCGTGTTCCCACAGCGAGTACGGCGACGGCCGCAGCAgttccgtctctgcttcctgtgCGACGGCGGGCCTGGCCTCTTCCGGCTCTGCAGGACGACACAGCGACAAGCATGGCTCGCCTGCAGGCTCCTCTGCCCTCGCATCCACGGCGGGAGGGAAGGcgcgcagcagccgcggccGCCCTACGCCGTCAGGGGCTTCTGGGGGTCGCCCGAGCTCGAAGGGTGGGTCTGGCCACCAGAGGCTTCCAACTGACGACCCCGACGCATGCGGGAACTGGCGCCGAGACGCCCCCCTCCCTCGAGCCCCCGCCTTGACACCGGCGAAGCGGAACCGTCGGGCGTCTGGAGGCAGCTGCCGCGCCGCCACCCTGGGCCGGGACAGTGTggctgaggaagaagacgacaagCTCGGGCCGGCTGCAAGTGTGACTGGCGAAGGTGCGCTCGTGGGTATTTTCCAATCTCATCAGCCAccctcgaagaagaagcgctcGCTACACACCAacctgctgcatgcgcagggccgagacagacagaagggCCTGGCGGGCGGATCGGAAAACGTGCAGAGCGACGCCCCCGGGTCTCTGAAAGGTGCGGAGAAAGCAGGCGTCCAGGCCCCAGGAACTTCTCGCAGCCACCGCAACAGTGCCTCCGCAGTGGTGGGAAGCGCGGGAGCGACCTCTGGCGGGACGACTGGCACCTCCAGGCGAAAGAGCGGTGGCGGTCGCCGGTCTGTCGGGGGTTCGCGGGGCTCTGGCGGGCACCCTGCAGGCGCGAATCTCTTGCTGCAGCACATGGGCTCTATTTCCGCGCCGTTCCTCCAGATCCCCGGCTTCGTCTCGCCCATGTTCCTCCCCACACTCGCTTCGCAGGTCCCCGGGACACCCGCCGTGGGCCCCGCGGCCCTGGGGCTATCCTTCCTGCCGCACCCGAACGCGAAGGCCGTCGAGGCGGGATGCGaggccgacgaagaagagtgggCGCGCAGGGAGTGTGCCCGTATGAAGGACATCGCGATCGGGAAGGCGACTGAAGGCTACCGGAACTTCATTCGCGCGGTTCCCAAGGACcagcgcagagaaggcgacccCGCGACACCCGACCCGAAGCAGCGCTGCAGCAAGGCCCAGTTCCAGCGCGAATACCAAGACTGGCGAAAGCAGCTCCACAGATACGACTCGTGCGGCGTACGAGGCATGTCGCCTGTGGAATCGAAGGACGCAAACGCCGGCGAGGAGTCTCGCCGAGACGGTGAACAGGCCCAGAGCCGAGAGGCCGATACCGGGAGAGTGGGGCTGGGAGCCGCGGCTGAGGCTCAGACCGCAgccgagggcgaggagacagacgagttctcggaagaaagaaacccGATCCTCGAATTCAACAGGGAGTGCGAACTCGCCGGTCTGTGA